A window from Montipora capricornis isolate CH-2021 chromosome 7, ASM3666992v2, whole genome shotgun sequence encodes these proteins:
- the LOC138057849 gene encoding adenosine receptor A2b-like — MKTFLIVLSVINGFFSAGGTIGNLLVCFVIYRNEELQTGVNYFILNLSVADLIVCSIAQPLYIYYLNQTWSETNFRYFKIVSYIALHASFFNLLSLTINRLFAVWLSLEYGTVMRGKNIGLAVCVGWFLSIIMAILFSSTPLQKPAPYFHFCMLIMFLLMYSKIFTIARKQRRQIVSQYEAISHNYRVAKLTHDYLTTRTLAFLIGNSVILFLPDLVFQLKGSSDYTRFHWSFTTMFLSSFLNPCVYAWRSKKFRLALFKSLGFSRARSKGNIVSLQHFKNWKEEYVRGTVDNPLRIINVEGLDDVTICRSRNGNSIL; from the coding sequence ATGAAAACCTTCTTAATTGTTCTATCTGTTATCAATGGATTTTTTTCTGCCGGGGGAACGATCGGAAACCTGCTGGTGTGTTTTGTCATATACAGGAACGAAGAACTGCAGACCGGTGTTAACTACTTCATTTTGAACCTTAGTGTGGCAGACTTAATTGTGTGTTCCATCGCTCAGCCGCTATATATTTACTACCTGAACCAAACATGGAGTGAAACAAACTTTAGATATTTCAAGATTGTATCGTACATTGCTCTGCACGCCTCGTTTTTTAATCTCCTATCACTCACCATAAATCGGTTATTTGCTGTGTGGCTTTCTTTGGAGTATGGCACTGTGATGCGTGGAAAGAATATTGGCTTGGCAGTGTGTGTCGGGTGGTTTCTGTCTATAATTATGGCCATATTGTTTTCCTCTACCCCGCTTCAAAAACCCGCTCCTTATTTTCACTTCTGTATGCTCATCATGTTTCTTTTGATGTACAGTAAAATTTTCACCATTGCCAGGAAGCAACGTCGTCAGATCGTTTCTCAGTACGAGGCTATTTCGCACAACTACAGAGTTGCCAAATTAACGCATGATTACCTTACGACACGGACACTTGCATTCCTTATAGGCAACTCTGTGATTCTATTCTTGCCGGATTTGGTTTTTCAACTCAAGGGAAGCAGTGACTACACGAGATTCCATTGGTCTTTTACAACGATGTTCCTAAGCTCGTTTTTAAATCCCTGTGTTTATGCGTGGAGAAGTAAGAAGTTCCGACTAGCACTCTTCAAGAGTTTAGGTTTCTCTCGAGCGCGATCTAAAGGGAACATTGTATCACTCCAGCACTTCAAGAACTGGAAGGAGGAATACGTTAGGGGGACTGTTGACAACCCACTAAGGATAATAAACGTTGAGGGACTAGATGACGTTACGATCTGTCGTTCAAGAAATGGAAATAGTATACTTTGA